A stretch of Faecalibacterium duncaniae DNA encodes these proteins:
- a CDS encoding sulfide/dihydroorotate dehydrogenase-like FAD/NAD-binding protein, with protein sequence MYKITEKVALNPTVTKMVIEAPLIAKKAKPGQFIIVRPFEDSERIPLTVAGYDREKGTVDIIFQIVGGTTMELNSLNAGDSVHDFVGPLGRATETEGLKKVCVVGGGVGCAIALPIAKELHDQGCTVHSVIGFRNKDLLILEDEFNACSDELRIMTDDGSYGTKGVVTAALDELVAAGNQYDLVITIGPLIMMKFVVKTCQKHGLKSIVSMNPIMIDGTGMCGGCRLTVGGETKFACVDGPDFDGDLVDFDEAMARGTMYRPFEAKAREKACNLFKTEEAK encoded by the coding sequence ATGTACAAGATCACTGAAAAGGTCGCGCTGAACCCCACCGTGACAAAGATGGTCATTGAAGCCCCGCTCATTGCCAAAAAGGCAAAGCCGGGCCAGTTCATCATTGTGCGCCCGTTTGAGGACAGCGAGCGCATCCCCCTGACCGTGGCCGGTTACGACCGTGAAAAGGGCACTGTGGATATCATTTTCCAGATCGTGGGCGGCACCACCATGGAGCTGAACAGCCTGAACGCAGGCGACAGCGTCCATGACTTTGTGGGCCCCTTGGGCCGCGCCACCGAGACCGAGGGCCTGAAAAAGGTCTGTGTTGTGGGCGGCGGCGTGGGCTGCGCCATCGCCCTGCCCATTGCCAAGGAGCTGCATGACCAGGGCTGCACCGTCCACAGCGTCATCGGCTTCCGCAATAAGGATCTGCTCATCCTCGAGGACGAGTTCAACGCCTGCAGTGACGAGCTGCGCATTATGACCGATGACGGCAGCTACGGCACCAAGGGTGTGGTCACTGCCGCTCTGGACGAGCTGGTGGCCGCCGGCAACCAGTATGATCTGGTCATCACCATCGGCCCGCTGATCATGATGAAATTCGTCGTCAAGACCTGCCAGAAGCACGGGCTGAAGAGCATTGTCTCCATGAACCCCATTATGATCGATGGCACCGGCATGTGCGGCGGCTGCCGCCTGACCGTGGGCGGCGAGACCAAGTTTGCCTGCGTGGACGGTCCCGACTTTGACGGTGACCTCGTCGATTTCGACGAAGCCATGGCCCGCGGCACCATGTACCGCCCCTTTGAGGCAAAGGCCCGCGAGAAGGCCTGCAATCTGTTCAAGACTGAGGAGGCAAAGTAA
- a CDS encoding PTS fructose transporter subunit IIABC: MRITELFTAKSIELDSAASNRDEILSRLVELQATHGNITDTEAYKKALYAREDEASTYVDNGITVPHAKTNVVTRPSLAALRLSTPVQYNAEDDGKTDLLFAIAAPENGSLHVDMLARMMQMLMNEDFVEKLKAARTPAEFLALIDAQEEAQFGEESFTQQVIPQSGYRILAVTACPNGIAHTYMAAEALAKAGDKLDLPTKVETNGSDGAKNVLTRAEIAACDGIIVAADKNVETARFDGKPVLFARVDDGIHKPEELLKKVAHGEVPVYHAKGGAAAAEEETSGDSFGRKVYKDLMNGVSHMLPFVVGGGIMIALAFLLDDYTIDPSNFGMNTPIASFFKTVGSAAFGYMLPILAGFIAMSIADRPGLAVGFAGGVLAMNGTNFAGLANGETTGISGGFLAALLAGFVAGYVVEFLKKITEKLPASLNGIRPMLIYPLGGILIIGAVMCGINPVMGMINTAMTNCLNAMGGTSKVLLGAIVAGMMSIDMGGPFNKAAYVFGTAALASGNYEVMAAVMVGGMVPPIAIALSTTFCPKKWTPDERRNGIVNYVMGLCFVTEGAIPYAAADPLRVLPSCVAGAALAGALSMTFGCALRAPHGGIFVFPVVDHALLYCVALAAGSVVGAVILSLLKKDRTDAA, encoded by the coding sequence ATGCGCATTACGGAATTATTCACCGCAAAGTCCATCGAGCTGGATTCTGCGGCCTCCAACCGGGACGAGATCCTCTCCCGGCTGGTAGAACTGCAGGCCACCCACGGCAACATCACCGACACAGAAGCCTACAAGAAGGCGCTCTACGCCCGGGAGGATGAGGCCTCCACCTACGTGGACAACGGCATCACCGTTCCCCACGCCAAGACGAATGTGGTCACCCGGCCCAGCCTGGCCGCCCTGCGTCTGAGCACCCCGGTGCAGTACAACGCCGAGGATGACGGCAAGACCGACCTGCTCTTTGCCATTGCAGCCCCCGAAAACGGCAGCCTGCATGTGGATATGCTGGCCCGCATGATGCAGATGCTGATGAACGAGGACTTTGTGGAAAAGCTGAAGGCCGCCAGGACCCCCGCCGAATTCCTTGCCCTCATCGACGCACAGGAGGAGGCCCAGTTCGGTGAGGAGAGCTTCACCCAGCAGGTCATCCCCCAGAGCGGCTACCGCATTCTGGCCGTGACCGCCTGCCCCAACGGCATTGCCCACACCTACATGGCCGCCGAGGCGCTGGCCAAGGCCGGTGACAAGCTGGACCTGCCCACCAAGGTGGAGACCAACGGCTCCGATGGTGCCAAGAACGTGCTGACCCGCGCCGAGATCGCAGCCTGTGACGGCATCATCGTGGCTGCAGACAAGAATGTGGAGACCGCCCGCTTTGACGGCAAGCCCGTGCTGTTTGCCCGGGTGGATGACGGCATCCACAAGCCCGAGGAGCTGCTGAAAAAGGTGGCCCACGGCGAAGTTCCCGTGTATCACGCCAAGGGCGGTGCCGCCGCTGCCGAGGAGGAGACCTCCGGCGACAGCTTTGGCCGCAAGGTGTACAAAGACCTGATGAACGGCGTGTCTCACATGCTGCCCTTTGTGGTGGGCGGCGGCATTATGATCGCGCTGGCCTTCCTGCTGGACGATTACACCATCGACCCCTCCAACTTTGGCATGAACACCCCCATCGCCTCCTTCTTCAAGACGGTGGGCAGCGCCGCCTTTGGCTACATGCTTCCCATTCTGGCAGGTTTCATCGCCATGTCCATCGCCGACCGTCCCGGCCTGGCCGTGGGCTTTGCGGGCGGCGTGCTGGCCATGAACGGCACCAACTTTGCAGGCCTTGCCAACGGTGAGACCACCGGCATTTCCGGCGGTTTTCTGGCCGCTCTGCTGGCCGGTTTCGTGGCCGGTTATGTGGTCGAGTTCCTGAAGAAGATCACCGAAAAGCTCCCCGCCAGCCTGAACGGCATCCGCCCCATGCTGATCTACCCGCTGGGCGGCATCCTCATCATCGGTGCCGTGATGTGCGGCATCAACCCGGTCATGGGCATGATCAACACCGCCATGACCAACTGCCTCAACGCCATGGGCGGCACCTCCAAAGTCCTGCTGGGTGCCATCGTTGCCGGTATGATGAGCATTGACATGGGCGGCCCCTTCAACAAGGCTGCCTACGTCTTTGGCACTGCCGCACTGGCCTCCGGCAACTACGAGGTCATGGCTGCTGTCATGGTGGGCGGCATGGTTCCTCCCATCGCGATCGCCCTCTCCACCACCTTCTGCCCCAAGAAGTGGACCCCTGACGAGCGCCGCAACGGCATTGTGAACTACGTCATGGGCCTGTGCTTCGTCACCGAGGGTGCCATCCCCTACGCCGCCGCCGACCCGCTGCGCGTCCTGCCCAGCTGTGTGGCCGGTGCCGCGCTGGCCGGTGCCCTCTCCATGACCTTCGGCTGCGCCCTGCGCGCTCCCCACGGCGGCATCTTCGTGTTCCCCGTGGTCGATCATGCCCTGCTCTACTGCGTGGCTCTGGCCGCTGGCAGCGTGGTGGGTGCCGTGATCCTGAGCCTGCTCAAGAAGGACCGCACCGACGCAGCCTGA
- a CDS encoding extracellular solute-binding protein yields the protein MKRILRSAVSLLLCAAVALGGTACGRSKLPTTITIWTYYNGDQLECFNQLVEQFNSTVGKEKNIRVESSSQGSVNDLETSVLAAAEGKVGAEKLPNIVSSYADTAFTLDQMGLAVDLSPYLTEKEKSAYIAGFLEEGDLMNNGELKVFPIAKSTELLYLNVTDFVPFAEATGVTYADLSTVEGLNEAAHKYYDWTDAQTAAPNDGKALYGRDALTNYLLCGAQELGTTIFDAENGVMTLHFDKPTLRKLWDNYYVPYIKGWCSASGKFRSDDIKIGSLLAYVGSSSSASFFPTQVLTSDTESHGIEMAALPCPSFAGCEPVAVQQGAGMVVIPGTEDEISACVAFLKWFTQPENNLQFSVQSGYMPVTYAANSISALENSGLTVSESIHKVLSLSIDAIDRSKLYTTHAFPDALRARNTLQYALEDLVTADRSTVLERLAAGQTPEEAEAEFLTDAYFDAWYDQTLAALSAFAG from the coding sequence ATGAAACGAATCCTTCGTTCTGCCGTCAGTCTGCTGCTGTGCGCCGCCGTGGCGCTGGGCGGCACTGCCTGCGGCCGAAGCAAGCTGCCCACCACCATCACGATCTGGACCTACTACAACGGCGATCAGCTGGAATGCTTCAACCAGCTGGTGGAGCAGTTCAACTCCACCGTGGGCAAAGAGAAGAACATCCGGGTCGAAAGCTCCAGTCAGGGCAGCGTGAACGACCTGGAGACCAGCGTGCTGGCCGCCGCCGAGGGCAAGGTGGGTGCCGAAAAGCTCCCCAACATCGTCTCCTCCTACGCAGACACCGCCTTTACGCTGGATCAGATGGGCCTTGCCGTTGACCTGAGCCCCTACCTGACCGAAAAAGAGAAGTCTGCCTATATCGCCGGTTTTCTCGAAGAGGGCGACCTGATGAACAACGGGGAGCTCAAGGTCTTTCCCATAGCAAAATCCACTGAGCTGCTCTACCTGAACGTCACCGACTTTGTCCCCTTTGCCGAGGCCACAGGCGTGACCTATGCGGATCTTTCCACCGTGGAGGGGCTGAACGAGGCCGCACACAAATACTACGACTGGACCGATGCCCAGACGGCTGCGCCCAACGACGGCAAGGCCCTGTATGGCCGCGACGCGCTGACCAATTACCTGCTCTGCGGCGCACAGGAACTGGGTACGACCATCTTTGATGCCGAGAACGGCGTGATGACCCTGCACTTTGACAAGCCGACCCTCCGCAAGCTGTGGGATAACTACTATGTCCCCTACATCAAGGGCTGGTGCAGTGCCAGCGGCAAGTTCCGCAGCGACGATATCAAGATCGGCAGCCTGCTGGCCTATGTCGGTTCCTCCTCCAGCGCTTCCTTCTTCCCCACCCAGGTGCTGACCAGCGACACCGAGAGCCACGGCATCGAAATGGCCGCGCTGCCCTGCCCCAGCTTTGCAGGCTGTGAGCCGGTGGCCGTCCAGCAGGGGGCCGGCATGGTAGTCATCCCGGGCACCGAGGACGAGATCAGTGCCTGCGTTGCCTTCCTGAAATGGTTCACCCAGCCAGAAAACAACCTGCAGTTCTCGGTGCAGTCCGGCTATATGCCCGTGACCTATGCCGCCAACAGCATATCCGCCCTTGAGAACAGCGGCCTGACGGTCTCCGAGAGTATCCACAAAGTGCTGAGCCTGTCCATTGATGCCATCGATCGCAGCAAGCTCTACACCACCCATGCCTTCCCGGATGCCCTGCGCGCCCGCAATACCCTGCAGTACGCGCTGGAGGACCTTGTCACTGCCGACCGTTCCACGGTGCTGGAGCGGCTGGCTGCCGGGCAGACCCCCGAGGAAGCCGAAGCCGAGTTCCTGACCGACGCCTATTTTGATGCCTGGTACGACCAGACTCTGGCCGCTCTCAGCGCCTTTGCGGGCTGA
- a CDS encoding DeoR/GlpR family DNA-binding transcription regulator: MFPMLAEERFSLILDLLARQRTATVQELCEALNASESTIRRDLNELDKLGKLNKVHGGATLPDSPFRTDEPTMAAKEELAVSQKQSIAQAAAELILPEDFIYLDAGSSTLALARALSGPALNASYVTNGVAHARLLAQKGCRVFLPGGLLRPQTEAIIGAAALTAIQQYNFTKAFMGANGVALGSGFTTPDPEEAAVKAAALHRAREAWFLVDDTKFAQVYPAVICDLHSGAILTNRCPNPKYRQYTLIKETEV; this comes from the coding sequence ATGTTCCCGATGCTGGCAGAAGAACGATTCAGCCTGATTTTGGATCTGCTGGCGCGGCAGCGCACCGCCACCGTGCAGGAGTTGTGCGAGGCGTTGAATGCAAGCGAATCCACCATCCGGCGCGACCTGAACGAGCTGGACAAGCTGGGCAAACTGAACAAGGTGCACGGCGGGGCCACCCTGCCGGACAGCCCCTTCCGCACCGACGAGCCTACCATGGCCGCCAAGGAAGAGCTGGCCGTCAGTCAGAAGCAGAGCATCGCCCAGGCGGCGGCAGAACTGATCCTGCCGGAAGATTTCATCTATCTGGATGCAGGCTCCAGCACGCTGGCTCTGGCACGGGCGCTGAGCGGCCCGGCCCTGAACGCCAGCTATGTGACCAACGGCGTGGCCCACGCCCGCCTGCTGGCCCAGAAAGGCTGCCGGGTGTTCCTGCCCGGCGGGCTGCTGCGGCCCCAGACCGAGGCCATCATCGGGGCGGCTGCGCTGACTGCCATCCAGCAGTACAATTTCACCAAAGCCTTCATGGGAGCCAATGGCGTGGCGCTGGGTTCCGGCTTTACCACCCCAGACCCCGAGGAGGCAGCCGTCAAGGCTGCGGCTCTCCACCGGGCGCGGGAAGCGTGGTTCCTGGTGGACGACACCAAATTCGCGCAGGTCTACCCCGCCGTCATCTGTGATCTGCACAGCGGTGCCATCCTGACGAACCGGTGCCCCAACCCCAAATACCGGCAATACACTCTGATAAAGGAGACCGAGGTATGA
- a CDS encoding SseB family protein: MAQKKDEGLNGNEKIEQAVCQLQQEPTQEQLAHTLTVIRRRMRENGQVVVAVEPNPAGEQMQLRALRTADGASWWYAFTSFEEEMKGAEAVQSTFLVEFEKLLDAALQVPEIQGIILNPWNRTIQLDKTLLRIIKG; the protein is encoded by the coding sequence ATGGCACAGAAGAAGGACGAGGGCCTGAATGGCAACGAAAAGATCGAACAGGCGGTCTGCCAGTTACAGCAGGAGCCTACACAGGAGCAGCTGGCGCATACCCTGACCGTGATCCGGCGGCGGATGCGGGAAAACGGACAGGTCGTGGTGGCGGTGGAGCCGAACCCGGCCGGTGAGCAGATGCAGCTGCGGGCCCTCCGCACGGCCGATGGGGCCAGCTGGTGGTATGCCTTTACCAGCTTTGAAGAGGAGATGAAGGGCGCGGAAGCGGTGCAGTCCACCTTTCTGGTGGAGTTTGAAAAGCTGTTGGATGCCGCACTGCAGGTGCCGGAGATCCAGGGCATCATCCTGAACCCCTGGAACCGCACCATCCAGCTGGACAAGACCCTGCTCCGGATCATCAAGGGATAA
- the pfkB gene encoding 1-phosphofructokinase → MIYTVTFNPAIDYVVRLDRPLEVGEVNRAAGEDCVLGGKGINVSGVLRELGCESVALGFVAGETGAWLERGLAAQGLRTDFIHLAEGMTRINVKIKAGTETELNGAGPSIPESAMQQLEAQLDTLQPDDILILAGSIPKSLSQSTYERLLAGLEGHGVRAVVDATQDLLVNVLPYHPFLIKPNDHELGEIVGRELKTDEEITAAARALQEKGARNVLVSMAGNGALLVDEHGEVHRIGCPKGKVVNSVGAGDSMVAGFVAGYLQSGSYEQALRLGTACGSATAFSLGLATKEKIEELFGQI, encoded by the coding sequence ATGATCTACACTGTAACGTTCAATCCTGCCATCGATTATGTCGTCCGTCTCGACAGGCCCCTTGAGGTGGGCGAGGTGAACCGCGCCGCCGGGGAGGACTGCGTGCTGGGCGGCAAGGGCATCAATGTTTCCGGCGTGCTCCGGGAGCTGGGCTGTGAGAGCGTGGCTCTGGGCTTTGTGGCCGGTGAGACCGGTGCCTGGCTGGAGCGGGGTCTGGCCGCGCAGGGGCTCCGGACCGATTTCATCCATCTGGCCGAGGGCATGACCCGCATCAACGTCAAGATCAAGGCGGGCACCGAGACTGAGCTGAACGGCGCAGGCCCCAGCATCCCGGAAAGTGCCATGCAGCAGCTGGAAGCCCAGCTGGACACCCTGCAGCCTGACGACATCCTCATTCTGGCGGGCAGCATCCCCAAGAGCCTTTCCCAGAGCACCTACGAGCGGCTGCTGGCAGGGCTGGAGGGCCACGGCGTGCGGGCCGTGGTGGATGCCACCCAGGATCTGCTGGTCAACGTCCTCCCCTATCACCCCTTCCTGATCAAGCCCAACGATCACGAGCTGGGCGAGATCGTGGGCCGGGAGCTGAAAACGGACGAAGAGATCACCGCCGCCGCCCGCGCTCTGCAGGAAAAGGGTGCCCGAAACGTGCTGGTGAGCATGGCCGGGAACGGCGCTCTGCTGGTGGATGAGCACGGCGAGGTGCACCGCATCGGCTGCCCCAAAGGCAAGGTCGTGAACAGCGTGGGCGCAGGCGACAGCATGGTGGCCGGTTTTGTGGCAGGTTATCTGCAAAGCGGCAGCTATGAGCAGGCCCTCAGGCTGGGCACCGCCTGCGGCAGTGCCACCGCGTTCAGCCTTGGGCTGGCAACGAAAGAAAAGATCGAAGAATTGTTTGGTCAAATTTAA
- the gltA gene encoding NADPH-dependent glutamate synthase: MAFNMDPKKCPMPTQDPNVRNKNFEEVALGYTEEMAVNEAKRCIHCKNKPCQTGCPVGIDIPEFIGHVAEGDFEAAYQVIARSSSLPAVCGRVCPQESQCEGKCTRGIKNEPVGIGRLERFVADWHRENVHTAPIVPAWNGHKVAIIGAGPAGLTAAGDLAKLGYKVTVYEALHVAGGVLMYGIPEFRLPKAIVQQEIDGLKKMGVDFECNMVIGKVLTIDELMDEYGYEAVFVGSGAGLPRFMGIPGESLKGVYSANEFLTRSNLMKAYLPTSKTPIRTGKKVAVVGGGNVAMDAARSALRLGAETVYIVYRRGMAELPARKEEVEHAEEEGIIFKTLCNPVEIHANDEGFVKSITCIEMELGEPDASGRRRPIEKKGSEFTMDVDTVIMSLGTSPNPLIRSTTPGLETNKHGCIVTEGDEGKTSREGVYAGGDAVTGAATVIKAMGAGKAAAKAMDEYIQNK; encoded by the coding sequence ATGGCTTTCAATATGGATCCCAAAAAGTGCCCCATGCCCACCCAGGACCCCAACGTCCGCAACAAGAACTTTGAGGAAGTTGCACTGGGCTATACCGAAGAGATGGCCGTGAACGAGGCAAAGCGCTGCATCCACTGCAAGAATAAGCCCTGCCAGACCGGCTGCCCCGTGGGCATCGATATCCCCGAGTTCATCGGTCATGTGGCCGAGGGCGACTTTGAAGCCGCCTATCAGGTCATTGCCCGCTCCTCCTCCCTGCCCGCCGTCTGCGGCCGTGTCTGCCCCCAGGAGAGCCAGTGCGAGGGCAAGTGCACCCGCGGCATCAAGAACGAGCCCGTGGGCATCGGCCGCCTGGAGCGCTTTGTGGCCGACTGGCACCGTGAAAATGTCCACACCGCCCCCATCGTGCCCGCATGGAACGGCCACAAGGTCGCCATCATCGGCGCTGGCCCTGCCGGTCTGACTGCCGCAGGCGATCTGGCCAAGCTGGGCTATAAGGTCACCGTCTACGAGGCCCTGCATGTGGCCGGCGGCGTGCTGATGTACGGCATCCCCGAGTTCCGTCTGCCCAAGGCCATCGTGCAGCAGGAGATCGACGGCCTGAAGAAGATGGGCGTAGATTTTGAGTGCAACATGGTCATCGGCAAGGTGCTGACCATCGACGAGCTGATGGACGAGTACGGCTACGAGGCCGTGTTCGTTGGCTCCGGTGCCGGTCTGCCCCGCTTCATGGGCATCCCCGGCGAGAGCCTGAAGGGCGTGTACTCCGCCAACGAGTTCCTGACCCGCTCCAACCTGATGAAGGCCTACCTGCCCACCAGCAAGACCCCCATCCGCACCGGCAAAAAGGTGGCCGTTGTGGGCGGCGGCAACGTGGCCATGGATGCTGCCCGCAGCGCCCTGCGTCTGGGTGCTGAGACTGTGTACATCGTCTACCGCCGCGGCATGGCCGAGCTGCCTGCCCGTAAGGAGGAGGTCGAGCACGCCGAGGAAGAGGGCATCATCTTCAAGACCCTGTGCAACCCTGTGGAGATCCACGCCAACGACGAAGGCTTCGTCAAGTCCATCACCTGCATTGAGATGGAGCTGGGTGAGCCCGACGCTTCCGGCCGCCGCCGCCCCATCGAGAAGAAGGGCAGCGAATTCACCATGGATGTGGACACCGTGATCATGAGCCTGGGCACCAGCCCCAACCCCCTGATCCGCTCCACCACTCCCGGCCTGGAGACCAACAAGCACGGCTGCATCGTCACCGAGGGTGACGAGGGCAAGACCAGCCGTGAGGGCGTGTACGCCGGCGGCGATGCCGTGACCGGTGCCGCCACCGTCATCAAGGCCATGGGTGCCGGTAAGGCAGCCGCCAAGGCCATGGACGAGTACATCCAGAATAAGTAA
- a CDS encoding ABC transporter ATP-binding protein encodes MIFGKYINRYYLKHAPVLLLGLAALLTVDYIQLLIPQLYRLVINGVNLGQVVVNGETLLFTKEVLLQHICLPMIWIVVLMVIGRFLWRICFFGSAVRVAADLRERMFDHSRRLSQQYYQVNKVGNLMSLYTNDLDTIQECFGDGVLMFFDALTLGLLALYKMWTMDVRLTLLALIPALLMFAIGTQMSKVMTRRWEERQEAFSGLSDFAQENFSGIAVIKAFVKEYKELQAFRKLNKENEEINVTYTKIATLLEVLVTLFVESVVCIILGYGGYLVYQGRFNAGQLVEYIGYFEAIVWPIMAVSMLIEKTSRGKASLNRITELLDAPIDVADRPGVADLTDPKGGIEFRHLNFRYPDGEYDVLRDISFTIAPGESVGIVGKTGAGKTALVDLLLRTYNVPDGTLFVDGRDVNSLSIHSVRNACAYVPQDNFLFSDTIAHNIAFGVDDATPEDIERAASMADVRDNIVDFKDGYETVLGERGVTVSGGQKQRISIARALLKDAPILILDDSVSAVDTSTEKIILDNLKNSRAGKTTLLIAHRISTVERLDKIIFLNEGRVEAVGPHDQLYASCPEYRRMVDLQRLEDETKGGENA; translated from the coding sequence GTGATATTCGGAAAGTACATCAACCGGTATTACCTCAAGCATGCTCCCGTACTGCTGCTGGGCCTTGCCGCCCTGCTGACGGTGGATTACATCCAGCTTTTGATCCCGCAGCTCTACCGGCTGGTCATCAACGGGGTGAACCTTGGCCAGGTGGTGGTGAACGGTGAGACGTTGCTCTTTACCAAAGAGGTGCTGCTGCAGCACATCTGCCTGCCCATGATCTGGATCGTGGTGCTGATGGTCATTGGGCGCTTTTTGTGGCGCATCTGTTTCTTCGGCTCGGCGGTGCGGGTCGCGGCAGACCTGCGGGAGCGGATGTTCGACCACAGCCGCAGGCTGTCCCAGCAGTACTATCAGGTGAACAAGGTCGGCAACCTGATGAGCCTGTACACCAACGACCTGGACACCATTCAGGAGTGCTTCGGCGACGGCGTGCTGATGTTCTTCGACGCGCTGACCCTGGGTCTGCTGGCTCTTTATAAGATGTGGACCATGGACGTGCGGCTGACCCTGCTGGCCCTGATCCCGGCGCTGCTCATGTTTGCCATCGGCACCCAGATGAGCAAGGTGATGACCCGGCGCTGGGAGGAGCGGCAGGAGGCCTTCTCCGGCCTTTCCGATTTCGCGCAGGAGAACTTTTCCGGCATTGCGGTCATCAAGGCCTTTGTCAAGGAATACAAGGAACTGCAGGCCTTCCGGAAGCTGAACAAGGAAAACGAGGAGATCAACGTGACCTACACGAAGATCGCCACCCTGCTGGAGGTGCTGGTGACCCTGTTCGTGGAGTCCGTGGTCTGCATCATTCTGGGTTACGGCGGTTATCTGGTCTATCAGGGCCGGTTCAACGCCGGCCAGCTGGTGGAGTACATCGGCTACTTTGAGGCCATCGTCTGGCCCATCATGGCTGTGTCCATGCTGATCGAAAAGACCAGCCGCGGCAAGGCCTCCCTGAACCGCATCACCGAGCTGCTGGATGCCCCCATCGATGTGGCCGACCGCCCCGGCGTGGCCGACCTGACCGACCCCAAAGGCGGCATCGAGTTCCGCCACCTGAACTTCCGCTACCCGGACGGCGAGTACGATGTGCTGCGGGATATCTCCTTTACCATCGCGCCCGGCGAGAGCGTGGGCATCGTGGGCAAGACCGGTGCGGGCAAGACCGCCCTGGTGGACCTGCTGCTGCGCACCTATAATGTGCCGGACGGAACCCTGTTTGTGGACGGCAGGGATGTGAACAGCCTTTCCATCCACTCGGTGCGCAATGCCTGTGCCTACGTTCCGCAGGATAATTTCCTGTTCTCGGACACCATCGCCCACAACATTGCCTTTGGTGTGGACGATGCCACCCCCGAGGACATCGAGCGGGCGGCAAGCATGGCCGATGTGCGGGATAATATCGTGGATTTCAAGGACGGCTACGAGACCGTTCTGGGCGAACGCGGCGTGACGGTGTCCGGCGGCCAGAAACAGCGCATCTCCATCGCCCGCGCCCTGCTCAAGGACGCGCCCATCCTGATCCTGGATGACTCCGTCTCGGCGGTGGATACCAGCACCGAGAAGATCATTCTGGACAACCTCAAGAACAGCCGGGCAGGCAAGACCACCCTGCTCATTGCCCACCGCATTTCCACGGTGGAGCGGCTGGACAAGATCATCTTCCTCAACGAGGGCCGGGTGGAAGCCGTCGGCCCCCATGATCAGCTGTATGCTTCCTGCCCGGAGTACCGCCGGATGGTCGATCTGCAGCGGCTGGAGGATGAGACGAAGGGAGGCGAAAACGCATGA